Within Triticum dicoccoides isolate Atlit2015 ecotype Zavitan chromosome 1B, WEW_v2.0, whole genome shotgun sequence, the genomic segment GAGCGACGCTGCCGTGTGCACGCTCGCCGGTGTTCAAAGCGCCCATGAGACACCGATAGGAGGGCTCCACCTTGGTGTTATTGGGTTTGTGTAATCCTATGTAGATTTCCAAATTTTGGACGATGCAATTCCTAGTCTAGTATTTAAGTTCAATAAATCTAGCCATTATGGCCTTTCCTAAAAAAATATTATGCCTACTATAGTGCCACATGGATTTACTGGTCAACTAGAAAGCCACATCACAGCAAAACCACCATGTAACTGTACAATAGTTTAGGGTGTATTCTAACTGGTATTATAATAATTTATGTATGTACTGTTGTACTTTCCTATCTCATAATGTTTTTGGATAATACAAGGTAAGGTGGAATAAATCATACACTATCTTGGAGTAGTTTAGATTTTTAGGTTGTTCATTGTCTTTgcttcggcggcggcgatggcagcgCGGAATAAAGTTTCCTCAGATCCTACTCCGACGAGGCGAtcagtcctatggttggggatggatttagAAATCGGTTCGTTCAATCAAGGATGGCACGTCGGCGGCGAcagcctcgtggtggacctgtggccTCGTGCTCCGCCGTTTCGATGGCATTTGCTCTAGCGCCAgcgtggagcttgggaggtagtctaggagcggatgcagattgtggtctgcatcggcggcatctggaagatggtggatcGTGCCCTGGATTCGTGGTTTGTGGATGGCAGGTGTGGTTTTCTCCTCCGACGTCTTAGTCGTGTGGGGTCCCAGATctagagttcgatggcgtgtccggggtgtcgctcctgtctgattcgttcaacggtaatggtttcgcttttggtgagccaccttagaGGTCCGCAAAGATGCATATCAACAATGGAGCCGCTTCGAGCTCGGAGGCGGAGGTGATTCGTCATTTTTTTCTTTGATGGCTGCTATGGTGGGTCCAGAGGCAGGTGACAGGCGTTGGTGTTAAGTTCAGAGGTTTCTTCTGCCTTTGattgtatttttattttttggcTGTTGTTCCTTTGTGCAAAGGCTAACGATTTGCTGTCTTTTCAGTTTTGCTAGTTCGGTTTCTACGTGACTTGTAGTATGATCCTTATGATATAAAGAGACACGAATTACCATGAAAAATAAACATTATACTGAACACCATGTAATTAGAAGGATTTTTTATTTTGAGGACAAACTGGAATGATTTTGTGGGAGATATTTGACAGAGATCGCGATGACAATGCTCACACCAACAAATTGTCCACCTAATCAATTCACATACTTGTAGCACAACTGGATAAACAAGAGTAATCAGATTCAACAGTACCGGTTTACAAATTAAGTGGATTTACGGTCCACTAATAGTTTCCTGCAAGGCGTTCCAGCTGCAACAAATACTACTAGCAAAAAATCAAAATTAAAAAATATATGTTTTGCCTTCTGCCAACAAGTTATCTTAAGCATTCAGCCAAAAACGAACTTTACAGAAGTAGCTATTTGACCACGGAAATGCTTCCCAAGGTTAACTTACTAAATGTATTGTCTGCCTTTACCATGCATGTCCTCTATCTCTCCTAAGCATCCCAAGTCGCCCCACCACCTCTGCCACATCCGGCCGTTGTTCTATACGATTACGATCTACAATCAGGCATTCAATTGCCAGCTTGCCTATCTCTTCAAGGACCATGATCTGATCTTCTGATGTGATCTCCTTGTCGAACATTGCTCTCCCACTCTTTTCCATTTCATAACATCTGCGGTACTCGATGGTGAGGCTACCAGATTCACCATATACAGGTTTCTTTCTGGTAATGAGTTCCAGGAGAACCACACCGAAGCTATACACATCATTCTGTAAAGAGGACTGCGCTGGATCTTTGTAAACCAAACATTTATCAGTTTGGGCTAAGTATCCATACCTGCCAAATAACGGAAAAAAGCCGGTGATTTTTGGGGTAAAATTTTCAGCAAGAAGTATGTACTCTGCTTTAAAATAACCGTGCTTCATGTTTTCAGCGTGCATTTGTCTTAACCCTTCTGCAGATCCAAATGCAATCTTCAAACGCAGGTCTAGGGGGAGCATTTTTCTTCTGTAGCCATGAAGAATGTCCTCAAGGCTCCCGTTAGCAGCATACTCATTAACCGCTATTGGCAATTCAGCTTCCAGGCAGCAACCAACGAGCTTGACAATGTTCTTGTGGAACAGTTGTGTCTGCATCTTAACTTTTTCGACAAAATCCTTTTTATTTTTAGCTACCCTTGTAGGTATGAACTTAACTGCCACCGTGGTATCGTAGAAGTCATGAAGAATTCCTTTATATACTCTACATGATTCACCTTGAGCAAGAAACTCTGAATTATTTCGTGTGATTTGTTCTATTTCCTTCTGTGTGAAAAACCTCAAGCCTCTCACATTCTTTAGTAATAGTCCTCCATTCCTCACAAAATTCCTTTGTGCAGTACCTTGGAAGATGTTAAAAATATTGAGCTTGTCCAACACCCTAGAGTTGGAGCTCAAATTGCTTGCTACTTTGCAGTCAAGGTGCTCTTGCCACGATGACCAATGATCTGCATTTGCTTCACCTTCTTCCGAGTGATCATTCTCAAGACGTTCTgcaacatgataagtttcagcaggaCGCTCCTCGATATCCTCCTGCAGTTTCAGGCTCTCAGCAAGAGACAGTCGTTTGCCGAGTAAACTAGCCTGCGACCCAACTAATGAACTACTAGTGGTGGTTATATCAACACTTGCTATTTCACCAAGCATGTCAATTATACGCCGTGCAACTGGTCTTTTGTCTGGGTCAACTTCCATGCACTCTTTCCCAATCTTAGTGCATACCCTTACTTGTTCTAACTGGTTGTCCCCCTCTAATCGACTTATCCAAGTTGAGGTCACCTACAAGATGAGTTAGCTAGTTTGTTATATGACAAACATAAAAATggtaaagtagaaattatatcaccGTTTCATGCAACCTTGCTTTCTTGCCATTACCATTGTTATAAATAGCCCGGCCATATAATGGGACAACGGCGAGATGTCATGCCGCCGACGTGCACCGTGCAAGTGAGGCCAATGGCCGTGGCAAACTACGGCAGTGGAGGAGGGGCTCTTGTTTTTTTCTTTCTAGAAAAATAGGTTTAATAGCGGCTACTGCATCAAGCGATGCACACAGCCATATTATTATATTATTTAGCAATGCCTTAATGGTGATCATGATCAGGGCCGCGACCTCACCCCTACACATATCATCTAAAACAGGAGCACCGGTACAGCCCACCTAGCGCACaccacatgcgcatgctccagaagTCGCCGCCGCCATCTTCGGCGAGCCCATCTTCCAGGCAGGGACAAGTGAAATGGCCCTTCCAGGCTTGCCATCGACACCACCACGACACAAGACAACGACACCGCTCTGCGCCCGTCCATCGCCAAGAGCCCATCACTGAGACTAGGATACACCACGCCGCCGAGACTCACTTCTTCGACTCGGAAGACCACGCCGCTCCACCTAAGGAACATTCTAGCCAGCACATGCTCCCAAAAATCGATGCCCCTGGGACGGAAATATGTCGCCATGGTCCTCCATGACCAAAGGTTGCGCGGTTCTTACTGTTAGCCGCACATCCCCGAACCCACATCAGGCTATCAATCCACAAACCCCAGAGGGTTGTGGATCTCCCACAACAGGCGCCGTTCACGCTAGAGAAAGCTCCGGCCGCCACGCGCTTCGCGCGGTGAACTCGACAACGTGATCCTTGATCCTCCGCTCTAGACACTGGCACATGAAGTCACTTCTGGCCCACCAGCCCGGACGGAGGGGCGCTGCCACCGCCATTACCGAAGCCGCTTCTCCCGGGCCATTGCGTCGTAGATCTCCATTCAGGCTGCCATCCCCATGTTGTCGCCGAACAGGGCGCTCTGCCACCGGGAGGAGGAACTGCGGTAGGAAAATCTCGCGCCGCCATGCACAGCCCCTCCCGGAAGCTGCGCGATGACCGCAGGACGCGAGATGCCCATTGCCCCCTTCACTGGAGGGGCACAGGCTATCCCGGAGGCAACNNNNNNNNNNNNNNNNNNNNNNNNNNNNNNNNNNNNNNNNNNNNNNNNNNNNNNNNNNNNNNNNNNNNNNNNNNNNNNNNNNNNNNNNNNNNNNNNNNNNNNNNNNNNNNNNNNNNNNNNNNNNNNNNNNNNNNNNNNNNNNNNNNNNNNNNNNNNNNNNNNNNNNNNNNNNNNNNNNNNNNNNNNNNNNNNNNNNNNNNNNNNGGGGTGGTAAGGGTTAGCCCCGTGGTCGCCCTGAAGGCACCGCGAGGGACGCGGTCTCTTTTTTTTCCGGTCTAAATGTGAGGGTGCGGAGGAGGAGCTTGGTTGGCATACACAACTATTTTATAAACCAAGTTAAAGCAATTCTTAACCACGTGCCCATGGCATCTTCGAAGATGAGGGTATTCCCTGGCGTACGCATACATTACTGCTATCTAGAAACCTAAATCGCAGGGTGTATACAAAAAGGACAGATGCCTAATGACAGAAGGTCGAATGACGTACTCAAAAAACTATAATAAGGGTTTCTTTTAATTAGACATCACATAACAGACATATACATATACCCACATCACATAGAAATAATTTCCATTTAAGAAACTCCCATGAAATGCACAGACCGGAAAGGGCAAATAGCATTTTGTGCGACACGTTAGGCCAGACGCCTGGCGACACACCTGGCGATGTGCGGTGGTCGGTGTGGTACGTCGCAGACTTCAGGGCAGCAGGAGTGCTCATCTACCGGCAGGGCATGGTGGTGCAAGAGGATCGCATGGTCTCCCTCATCGATGAGGGCGGCCGCGTGGTGGATCAGCGTGCGTGTGACACGATACATTTTCCGTATCACGTTGCGAGAATTAGGGAGGCGAATGGCCATACGGCACAACGCACCTTGATCAGCGCAAACGGCAGGCGACGAGAGAGAGGGTTAAGGCCGTCATGGGTTGGTGGAGGTAGTGGGTCGCATTTattcttctccttcctcccccgATCTAGAGCAATTTGAGCTTCATCCAGTCGAAACCCTCGTCTGTGATGGTGGAGATCAGAGAAGAGAGGATGAGGTAGTTTGTGGGGTGGGATACACATAAGCGTGCTCGCCTGCTTGAGTCTGGCGGGGGCATGCAATTAGGCAGTGTTCATTTCGTTCTCCACCATGCCGTTGGCCCCGAACGATGAGGGTGGGCTAGGCGGTCCTGGCTCTACCGGCGGCTGGATTGGCTATGGCACCCATTGTGATCGACGAGGGTGACAGGAGCAAACGAATAAGGACTCAAGGGCATGGGGTCCATCAGTGGGGACGCAATGATTCTTCCATGCCGCTCTGCTCGCCAGGCTCCAGCCCCAGTTCCGAAGGTCCACCGCTCCACACTCCTCGCTAGAAAAGGGAGATTCCCAAGCTCGCTAATAACTGCTTCTGGTTGTCAGCCGGCGAGGAATCAAACAACGATTCCAGTGAGGAATCTAGTAGTAGTATGATTTCCGACCCTCCCTGCGCTCATTACTTGCGGTTTGATATAGTATCTGGTGGGAGATTGACAAGTAGAgagatttaaaaaaatcaaattgaaCGGGTTAATCATATGAAAAATTGAAAATGGATAGATATATCCAGAGCTTGCTTCTTAAGAGTGATGGGGATGTTAGACACACAGGTAATGCAGTCGATTAAGGGAGATTGTTGACCAGATGTATCCATGTGTGGATCCCCCCAATTGTGGGAAATATCACATTGTTGAGGTTGATTTGGCCTTAATTAAAACGAAACCCTTCATGCCTAGATTGGAAGATTTGTGTAGACTACCAAATTTGTTGGATGGAATTGTGGGGGACTATAATTTTTCCATTGATAAGATGAGTGAATGTGGCAAAGACGTTAGGAGTAGGCTTGATAAAGTGTGTATGACGAAATTTATATTCCTAGGAATGTNNNNNNNNNNNNNNNNNNNNNNNNNNNNNNNNNNNNNNNNNNNNNNNNNNNNNNNNNNNNNNNNNNNNNNNNNNNNNNNNNNNNNNNNNNNNNNNNNNNNNNNNNNNNNNNNNNNNNNNNNNNNNNNNNNNNNNNNNNNNNNNNNNNNNNNNNNNNNNNNNNNNNNNNNNNNNNNNNNNNNNNNNNNNNNNNNNNNNNNNNNNNNNNNNNNNNNNNNNNNNNNNNNNNNNNNNNNNNNNNNNNNNNNNNNNNNNNNNNNNNNNNNNNNNNNNNNNNNNNNNNNNNNNNNNNNNNNNNNNNNNNNNNNNNNNNNNNNNNNNNNNNNNNNNNNNNNNNNNNNNNNNNNNNNNNNNNNNNNNNNNNNNNNNNNNNNNNNNNNNNNNNNNNNNNNNNNNNNNNNNNNNNNNNNNNNNNNTGGCTTCAATAGTTGGCGCATGTGGGTGTGGGGAGGGTGGGGTATATAAAAACCCCATTCACATCCCTGCCTTATAGTACTTGTATTTTTGCGATCCTTCTTGTTCCGAAGACGTTAGGGTTGTGGCAGCTAACCAAGGTGAGGatatgaagccagaaagaggagcaACAACCATCTTGGGGAGGCAAGGGCAATGGCAACCTGGACCGGGGAGGGGTGGATTTGGAGGGAGGAACAATTTCCCCTCTAGATGAAAGCACATCTCGCGGGGGAGGAATTATGGGAGGCAGGAGGATAGGAGTTTCGATCACGGGGATCGCGGAGAAGGGGTGGAAACTTTTGGGGAGGAGCTAGGAGCAGCAACAATGAATCGGGTGGAGAAGGGTTTCAATAGGGGAGATGTGGAGGAGGTTTTGTGCAAGATGGGAAAGGCTCATCTAGATCCAGAAATTTTGCTGGATCTAGTGGAAAGGGTGGATATCAGCATCATAGGGATGATAGATCTAGGATTGGGTCTGCAGGACAGGGGGAGGTGATGGAAGGAAACAACAAAAAGAAGGACCTGAGGGTGTGATCAGTCAGTCGCAAGGCGGCGCTCTCCCTGTTGCTTCTTTGCAGAATTTTGCTCAGTTGGTGCTTTTGGGGCTAGGGATGGACAGTTTGGGTTTTTGCCACGAGAGCAACCGGCGCAACAATATCGATATTTGTTGGCCAATGTTCCCAAAAATAGTGTCCAATCAGTGCCTGGTggagaaaaaagaaggaagtgatAGAGGAAGTGAATCCAATGGTGATGGAGGAAGAAAGGAACAAATTTTTAGGAGGTGTAAGGGGACTGAACATGTCAGCAAAGATTGCAACAACAATGTTTTTGTGTTAATTGTTAGAGAGGCTCGCATAGAACTGAAGACTGTACCATCTTGAGTCAACCAGAGCCAGTTGATAAGTATGTTGGATATGGGCAAGAGGGCGTGGGTGCTTGTTGATTCAAAATAGTAAGGACATCTCAGTTGTGGAACATGCTAAACCAATGGCAATTGTGGTTGTACACTTTGGTAAATTAAATAATACTACATTGGTGCAAGGATTGAGTAGAATGTTTGATTGGTGGTGGACTTGGAGAGCCATGTTTCAAAGCCCTAGATCCTTTCTGGTGAGGTTTCCTAATAAGGCCAAACAGAATATGAGACTGTTTGATGACGTGGGTGGTTCTCAAACTGTTGATAAGGCAGATGATGATGAGCAGATGtatggtgaggaggagaagaaaaaaagtGAGGACAACAACGATGACAAAACCATGGAAAAGATTGGTGTGCTGGAACAAGGGGATGGATACCTGGAACAGTTGGACTACACTGCTTGTCAGGAGCAAGACTCTTTTGGGACTCTTTTGGAACCCTAGTTAGAAACCAGAGAGAGGGGAACTTGATCATAAAATTCTAAATATGTTGAGGAGATGTGAGAGACATCAAGATAAAGAGGATTGCAATATTGAAGAGCTGGCAAAAAAACTATTGAGCAGAATAATTATGAAAAACCAAGGAAGAATAAAACGAATGAAGGCCGGAGTAAGACAAGTTGAACGGGTAGCGAAAGAGGTTTTCATGGCGGCGCGTGGATGGAGAGTTAGGGCTGCAAGAATTGCAGGTCTTCGAATGTGTACTGATAAAAAAGACGAAGATCTCATTATTTTGCTACTTTGTTTGCTTGTTGTCCTTATTTGTCTTCGAGACTATCTATTTGATGTAAGACCATGTATTTGGGTTTGCGTTTGTTTTCTGCTGCTGGTAAGGTAGCTTTCTGGCTCACCTTCGACGCCTGTGTTGGAGGTTAGGTCTATCGCGAGGTCTGGCAGGAGGGGGCAGGGATGGCTCCCACTTCTCAGGGTGGTCCTTACTTTCTCCGGACTTTGCGTAGTCTTTGCTAGTTTTATTTTCAAGTTGTAGAAAAAGGCATTGTGATTTCTTTTAATGGAAATAGGGTACGGAGCTCTTTGTCTTTTAAAGAAATTTTGACATGCACACACCAAGACTCTCTGAGTATAACACACGTCTACAGCGGAATTGGTCCTAGTACGTGCAAATCTAAATTTAATAATGTGAACCGGTATTTCGAATGTACTTTCGTTCAGACAGTGAGGGCTAAAATTGTCCTTACATTCTCGTCCTCAGGACATTCCTTATCTCCTGTTATTATCTCCATAATTATAACGCCAAGACTATATATATCTGTTGCGAACGTGATTTTTCTTCCGTATAATATTTCTGGAGCCATATATCCCCTGCAAGAAGTTTATCATGCCATGTCATTGGATACACAGATAGGATGGAAAGTAAGTTATGCCGCTAAAAAAAGAGCTTTTGAGAGACTAGCTTACGGTGTTCCAAACATGTGTACAGTGGTAGTAGCATGAGTCCTCTTCTCATCGAGACACTCGGAGAGACCAAAATCAGCAATTTTGGGTACCATATGACCGTCTAGCAATATATTAGCGGGCTTGAGGTCCAAATGAAGAATACCGTTCTTGTGAAGATAGTGTAAGCCTTCACATATTCCTTTGATTATTCGAAATCTCTTTGTCCATTTAAGTCCACTACATGCATCTGTGCAGGCACAAAATGGGGTCAGGTTTTCTCTGTTTTCGTGTAATAATTATATGAAGTTAGTGTAGTGTGAATATATGCATTGAAAGTATTTAAATAATCTTTAGTTAATATATGAGACAAATGATGACGGTAAGCGTTGTTGATGATCCTACCTGTGATATACTTGTCGAGGCTCCCTTTGCGTAGGTACTCAAAACAGAGCAACCAGTTGCGTACATCTGCTAAGACAAACTTCCCGCCGCAGTCGGCAATTTCTCCTTTTGTCTCAATACAATACCCGAGAAAACGTACTATGTTCTCGTGCTTGGCCTTCACCAAGCACTCAATCTCTTTCTGGAATTTACTCTCATGCAGATCATGTGTTCTGGTCAACTTCTTCACAGCGACCTTCTTTTTTCCAACAATTCCCTATGGACAAACCAACATTGCCGGCGTTTATAGATCTACCATGATATCATAGGTAACAGAGAAAgatccatgtgtgtgtgtgtgtgtgtgtgtgtgtgtgagagagagagagagagagagagagggagatgtgGTACCTTATAAACCACCGCAAATCCACCCCTACCAATTTCGTGAGCAGGAGAGAAATGATTTGTGATGTCTTTTAAAAGAGAGAACGGCAGTTGCATTGGCCCTGCGTTTTCATCAGACAATATTAGCTCCAGGACGCCGTGCCTACCGCTAGCTTCGAGGTCCATTTGCAATCACTGCATGCAAAAATGCGAACGATTGACCATGAGTATTCATTTGGGGGAGAAGTTTTCACCGCCTACGGAATGCGCACAACCGTCC encodes:
- the LOC119314811 gene encoding U-box domain-containing protein 70-like — encoded protein: MDLEASGRHGVLELILSDENAGPMQLPFSLLKDITNHFSPAHEIGRGGFAVVYKGIVGKKKVAVKKLTRTHDLHESKFQKEIECLVKAKHENIVRFLGYCIETKGEIADCGGKFVLADVRNWLLCFEYLRKGSLDKYITDACSGLKWTKRFRIIKGICEGLHYLHKNGILHLDLKPANILLDGHMVPKIADFGLSECLDEKRTHATTTVHMFGTPGYMAPEILYGRKITFATDIYSLGVIIMEIITGDKECPEDENVTSTWISRLEGDNQLEQVRVCTKIGKECMEVDPDKRPVARRIIDMLGEIASVDITTTSSSLVGSQASLLGKRLSLAESLKLQEDIEERPAETYHVAERLENDHSEEGEANADHWSSWQEHLDCKVASNLSSNSRVLDKLNIFNIFQGTAQRNFVRNGGLLLKNVRGLRFFTQKEIEQITRNNSEFLAQGESCRVYKGILHDFYDTTVAVKFIPTRVAKNKKDFVEKVKMQTQLFHKNIVKLVGCCLEAELPIAVNEYAANGSLEDILHGYRRKMLPLDLRLKIAFGSAEGLRQMHAENMKHGYFKAEYILLAENFTPKITGFFPLFGRYGYLAQTDKCLVYKDPAQSSLQNDVYSFGVVLLELITRKKPVYGESGSLTIEYRRCYEMEKSGRAMFDKEITSEDQIMVLEEIGKLAIECLIVDRNRIEQRPDVAEVVGRLGMLRRDRGHAW